GTTAGAGAGTCTGGATGCCCCTGCTGCGGCAGTCGAATGTATCCATGCTTATTCATTGATTCATGACGATCTGCCGGCAATGGACGACGACGATTTACGCCGTGGACAGCCAACCTGCCACATCAAGTTTGGTGAAGCTAATGCCATTCTGGCGGGGGATGCACTGCAAACGCTGGCATTCTCCATTCTGGCCGACGCGCCAATGCCGCAGGTCTCTGACCGCGATCGACTGGCGATGATCTCAGAATTGGCTCACGCCAGTGGCGTAGCAGGCATGTGCGGTGGTCAGGCTTTCGATCTGGAAGCCGAGGGCCATCAGGTTGATCTGGCCGCGTTAGAGCGGATTCATCGACACAAAACCGGTGCATTGATTCGTGCCGCTGTCCGACTAGGCGCACTGGCAGCCGGCGAAACAGGCCGCGCCGCGTTGCCCCATCTGGATCGCTACGCTAACGCAATTGGGCTCGCTTTTCAGGTTCAAGACGATATTCTCGATGTTGTTGGCGACAGCGCGACAACAGGCAAACGTCAGGGTGCAGACCAGCAGTTAGGTAAAAGTACCTATCCCAGCTTACTGGGGCTAGATAACGCACGAAAAAAAGCACAGGAGCTCTATCAGGAATCACTGGCATCACTGGACGATCTCGTCGCATCCAGCCCGATTCCCCTGAATATTGCCCCACTACAAGCGCTGGCGAATTTCATCGTTGAACGCGATAAGTAATTACCTAATGAGTCTCTATGAGTTTTGATACCGCGAAGTACCCTACATTGGCGTTAGTGGAAACACCGGATGAACTTCGGCTGTTGCCGAAAGAGAGCCTGCCAAAGCTGTGCGATGAGCTGCGCCAAT
This genomic interval from Pectobacterium aquaticum contains the following:
- the ispA gene encoding (2E,6E)-farnesyl diphosphate synthase; the protein is MTDFSTQLNAHYQRTNRMLGHFIASLPFQSSPLVNAMEYGSLLGGKRLRPFLVYTTGELFGMSLESLDAPAAAVECIHAYSLIHDDLPAMDDDDLRRGQPTCHIKFGEANAILAGDALQTLAFSILADAPMPQVSDRDRLAMISELAHASGVAGMCGGQAFDLEAEGHQVDLAALERIHRHKTGALIRAAVRLGALAAGETGRAALPHLDRYANAIGLAFQVQDDILDVVGDSATTGKRQGADQQLGKSTYPSLLGLDNARKKAQELYQESLASLDDLVASSPIPLNIAPLQALANFIVERDK